A portion of the Bdellovibrionota bacterium genome contains these proteins:
- a CDS encoding N-formylglutamate amidohydrolase, whose translation MDEKSLERIPRFSWGEIKKHLEAKAPFEVISPMASALIRVKRYEPLIALAIHAGHRVREEMTVKMSIEEDERLHEEDVHVEQFIAEAPIQMIGLDSRFEYDVNRPRGNSVYLKPMESWGKKVWRTPPSKDELEISYQKYDEFHELLEFIVETITGYFPKPVILDLHSYNYRRQSYNGKENSLPVLNLGTTALDRKKHAKSIDRALSDLAAIKLPGVPMVVKENDVFKGNGAVAKAMASKFPESLLLNIEIKKVYMNEENGDFHPAILNALKESLHKFARTTMEQFAGFKST comes from the coding sequence ATGGATGAAAAATCATTAGAACGCATTCCTCGCTTTTCCTGGGGCGAAATCAAGAAACATTTGGAAGCCAAGGCGCCGTTTGAGGTGATCAGCCCGATGGCCAGTGCTCTCATCCGCGTCAAGCGGTACGAGCCGCTGATCGCACTGGCGATCCATGCCGGCCACCGCGTACGCGAGGAAATGACCGTCAAGATGTCGATCGAAGAAGACGAGCGGCTCCATGAAGAGGATGTCCACGTCGAGCAGTTCATCGCCGAAGCGCCGATTCAAATGATCGGACTCGATTCCCGTTTCGAATACGATGTCAACCGCCCCCGAGGCAATTCGGTTTACCTAAAACCAATGGAAAGCTGGGGGAAAAAAGTCTGGCGGACCCCGCCGTCGAAAGACGAATTGGAAATCTCGTATCAAAAGTACGACGAATTCCACGAGCTGCTGGAATTTATCGTGGAAACAATCACGGGATATTTTCCAAAGCCGGTGATTCTGGACCTGCACTCGTACAACTACCGCCGGCAGTCGTACAACGGAAAAGAAAACTCCCTGCCGGTGCTGAATCTGGGAACCACCGCCCTCGACCGGAAGAAACATGCGAAAAGCATCGACCGGGCCCTCTCCGATCTCGCCGCGATCAAGCTTCCCGGAGTGCCGATGGTGGTGAAGGAAAATGACGTCTTTAAGGGAAACGGGGCGGTCGCTAAAGCGATGGCTTCAAAATTCCCGGAATCCTTACTCTTAAACATCGAAATCAAGAAGGTTTACATGAACGAAGAGAACGGAGATTTCCATCCGGCGATTCTTAACGCGCTCAAAGAGTCTCTCCACAAATTCGCGCGCACGACCATGGAGCAGTTCGCCGGGTTCAAGTCCACGTGA
- the guaB gene encoding IMP dehydrogenase — MSVDRFPQALSFDDVLLLPQRSSVLPKEVDLSSRLTTKLRLNMPLLSAAMDTVTESPLAIRMAQEGGIGVIHRNMPIEQQMNEVRKVKKSESGLINDPITIEPDQLVIQAIELMSRYRISGIPVTKGKKLVGILTNRDLQFEKNMNQKVADVMTREELVTAPEGITLDDAKDILHQHRIEKLPVVDKDGNLKGLITIRDIKKTLEFPHACKDEHGRLRVAAAVGTGKDHVGRAQAVLKAGADVLVVDTAHGHAESVIGFVKELRKTHREAQIVAGNVGTAEAVKALIDAGADGIKVGIGPGSICTTRIVAGVGVPQLTAVMEAVSEARKHDVPVIADGGIRYSGDVVKALAAGAETVMIGSLFAGTDEAPGEMILYQGRTYKAYRGMGSLGAMRDGSADRYFQQEISSDLKLVPEGVEGRVPYKGSLSVMVHQLLGGLRAGMGYVGARTIPELQKNAKFVRQTGAGLRESHVHDVTVTQEAPNYRSEG; from the coding sequence ATGAGTGTGGACCGCTTTCCACAAGCCTTATCCTTTGACGATGTTCTCCTCTTGCCGCAGCGCAGCTCTGTTTTGCCCAAAGAAGTCGATCTGTCATCCCGCCTGACGACCAAACTCCGACTCAACATGCCGCTTCTCTCGGCCGCCATGGATACGGTCACGGAGTCTCCCTTGGCCATTCGGATGGCGCAAGAGGGGGGAATCGGCGTGATTCACCGGAATATGCCGATCGAGCAACAGATGAACGAAGTCCGGAAGGTCAAAAAGTCGGAGAGCGGCCTGATCAACGACCCCATCACGATCGAACCGGATCAATTGGTCATCCAGGCCATTGAATTGATGAGCCGCTACCGAATCAGCGGAATTCCGGTCACGAAGGGAAAGAAACTGGTCGGCATATTGACGAACCGGGACCTTCAGTTCGAAAAGAACATGAATCAGAAGGTTGCGGACGTGATGACCCGAGAGGAGCTGGTGACGGCGCCGGAAGGGATCACACTGGACGACGCGAAAGATATTTTGCACCAGCACCGGATCGAGAAACTTCCGGTCGTGGATAAAGACGGAAACTTGAAAGGATTGATCACCATTCGCGACATCAAGAAGACGCTGGAGTTCCCACATGCCTGCAAGGATGAACATGGGCGTCTTCGGGTAGCGGCGGCGGTCGGCACGGGCAAGGATCATGTCGGCCGCGCACAAGCGGTTCTCAAGGCCGGCGCAGATGTTCTCGTCGTGGATACGGCCCATGGGCACGCGGAGAGTGTGATCGGGTTCGTGAAAGAGCTTCGCAAAACCCATCGAGAGGCGCAGATCGTGGCGGGGAACGTGGGCACGGCGGAAGCCGTAAAAGCTTTGATCGACGCGGGCGCCGACGGAATCAAGGTCGGAATCGGGCCGGGATCGATTTGCACGACGCGAATCGTCGCGGGGGTCGGGGTTCCGCAACTCACGGCGGTGATGGAGGCGGTGTCGGAAGCGAGGAAGCACGACGTGCCGGTCATCGCCGACGGCGGAATTCGGTATTCCGGCGACGTCGTCAAAGCGCTGGCCGCGGGGGCCGAGACGGTGATGATCGGGTCCCTATTTGCGGGAACGGACGAAGCTCCGGGCGAAATGATTTTGTACCAGGGGCGAACGTACAAAGCGTACCGCGGGATGGGATCGCTAGGGGCCATGCGGGACGGATCGGCCGATCGCTATTTTCAACAGGAGATCAGCAGCGATTTGAAACTGGTCCCCGAGGGCGTGGAAGGCCGCGTTCCGTACAAGGGCTCTTTGTCGGTGATGGTTCATCAGCTTCTGGGCGGGTTGCGCGCCGGAATGGGTTACGTCGGCGCGCGGACGATTCCGGAACTTCAGAAGAACGCGAAGTTTGTTCGGCAGACCGGAGCCGGGCTTCGCGAAAGTCACGTGCACGACGTGACGGTCACGCAAGAGGCTCCGAACTATCGGAGCGAAGGATGA
- a CDS encoding ABC transporter ATP-binding protein, with protein sequence MTPAIEIRKLVKNYGPIQAVKSISFEIQSGTFFGFLGPNGAGKTTTIHILTGLCNRTSGEIRVFGKDVTTDYIDCRRRIGFGPQEFNFDRFFSIQKLLEFSAGYFGVSRKVARKRTEELLERFDLIDKRNEHAPKLSGGLKRRLLIAKALVHDPDILILDEPTAGVDIETRHEIWEYLNQLNRQGKTIFLTTHYLEEAEKLCRDIAIIHEGTIVERGLTSELMQRDGTNLERIFLRLVQNRTETNVG encoded by the coding sequence GTGACGCCGGCCATAGAGATCCGGAAGCTCGTCAAAAACTACGGTCCGATTCAGGCCGTAAAAAGCATTTCCTTTGAGATTCAGTCCGGAACCTTCTTTGGTTTTCTCGGCCCCAACGGCGCGGGCAAGACGACGACGATTCACATCCTTACAGGCCTTTGCAATCGAACGTCGGGCGAAATTCGGGTCTTTGGCAAAGATGTGACGACCGATTATATCGATTGCCGCCGCCGCATCGGATTTGGACCCCAGGAATTCAACTTCGACCGATTTTTCTCCATCCAAAAGTTACTGGAATTTTCAGCCGGATATTTCGGCGTCTCACGCAAGGTTGCGCGTAAACGAACCGAAGAACTGCTGGAGCGGTTCGATCTCATCGATAAGCGCAATGAACATGCCCCCAAGCTATCGGGCGGCTTGAAACGCCGCCTCTTGATCGCCAAGGCCCTGGTCCACGATCCGGATATATTGATCCTCGATGAACCGACCGCCGGCGTGGACATCGAAACCCGTCACGAGATCTGGGAATACCTCAACCAACTCAACCGGCAGGGAAAAACGATTTTCTTGACAACCCATTATCTGGAGGAGGCGGAGAAACTCTGCCGGGACATCGCCATCATTCACGAAGGAACGATTGTGGAACGAGGCCTCACGTCCGAGCTCATGCAGCGCGACGGAACCAATCTCGAAAGAATTTTTCTTCGCCTCGTCCAGAATCGTACGGAGACGAACGTTGGCTAA
- a CDS encoding tyrosine/phenylalanine carboxypeptidase domain-containing protein: MNPEDKNRKADDLMAEISHEFSLFDAVNPLNHAQERERFLKAWERGEAYNPRYEYRLLPPDLPKLKKRLSALDFGTSVFDKMFDELRTEWQRTLAVADARGTLEVTKRSQELYGEPSAALAKEAQAALEESAEAKEESPDVGVKGLAEKMRERLRQDRIEGWDVIEDPTTVMLAHVDAAHRRIRLQAGMIVTSAMVERLLHHEIQVHVYRTANGERQPFKAFALGFGRWLETEEGLAVSLEERLGDSIPSVRRRYAGRVIAASLASTKSFFDIFAKLVESFSPEEAFTLTQRSKRGLEDTSHPGGFVQDHIYLQGKKRIADLKTEDLRLLYSGKIAVHHLPVVRELIAQHKLMDPAFLPSPLYG, translated from the coding sequence GTGAACCCCGAAGACAAGAACCGAAAAGCCGACGACCTGATGGCTGAAATTTCTCATGAATTCAGCCTCTTCGACGCCGTAAACCCACTCAACCACGCGCAGGAACGGGAACGCTTTCTAAAGGCATGGGAGCGCGGAGAAGCCTATAACCCGCGTTACGAATACCGCCTTCTCCCACCCGATCTTCCGAAGCTCAAAAAGCGGCTCTCCGCTCTCGATTTCGGCACGAGCGTTTTCGACAAGATGTTCGACGAACTCCGGACCGAGTGGCAGCGAACGCTTGCCGTCGCGGACGCACGGGGGACGCTTGAAGTTACCAAGCGCTCCCAAGAACTGTACGGCGAACCGTCGGCCGCCCTCGCCAAGGAAGCCCAAGCTGCGCTGGAAGAATCGGCGGAGGCGAAGGAAGAAAGCCCGGACGTCGGCGTGAAGGGACTGGCGGAAAAGATGCGTGAGCGCCTGCGACAGGACCGAATTGAAGGTTGGGACGTCATCGAGGACCCCACGACGGTGATGCTGGCTCATGTCGACGCGGCCCACCGGAGAATTCGGCTGCAGGCCGGAATGATCGTGACGTCGGCCATGGTGGAGCGGCTTCTGCACCATGAGATCCAAGTTCACGTGTACCGGACCGCCAACGGAGAACGTCAACCGTTCAAGGCGTTTGCGCTCGGTTTCGGTCGCTGGTTGGAAACGGAGGAAGGGCTTGCCGTTTCGCTGGAAGAACGATTGGGTGACTCCATCCCCAGTGTTCGCCGCCGCTACGCGGGGCGCGTGATCGCCGCCAGCCTTGCGTCGACAAAATCATTCTTTGACATTTTCGCCAAGCTCGTGGAATCCTTCAGCCCCGAAGAGGCCTTCACATTGACTCAGCGGAGCAAACGGGGCCTCGAGGACACATCGCACCCAGGTGGCTTCGTTCAAGACCATATTTATCTGCAGGGAAAGAAACGGATCGCAGATCTGAAAACGGAGGACCTTCGGCTACTTTACAGCGGAAAGATCGCGGTACATCACCTGCCGGTGGTTCGTGAATTGATCGCCCAACACAAACTGATGGATCCCGCGTTTCTCCCATCCCCACTTTATGGATGA
- a CDS encoding ABC transporter permease, which produces MANPRGFRTLAEREISRFLSLPNQTIWPAVVNAILYIVVFGFFLGSRVSDIEGVPYITFIFPGLLMMGVVLAAFQNASSSLFIARWEHFIEDLLVAPISFLEMVVAYVLASVVRGVLSGLMVLIAGILLVKTPLEHPFLLVVSLVLSSIVFSASGLIVGLWAERWDNIAIYLNYVVTPLMFLGGVFYSTSTLPEGYRWVNYVNPIFYMVEAVRYAFLGRTDVPFALSMAVTVIIASIFFLWAVYLFKKGYKLRT; this is translated from the coding sequence TTGGCTAATCCCCGTGGGTTCCGGACCTTAGCGGAGCGGGAGATTTCACGGTTTCTCTCGCTTCCCAATCAAACGATCTGGCCAGCCGTCGTCAATGCTATTCTGTACATCGTCGTTTTCGGTTTTTTTCTCGGCTCGCGCGTGTCTGACATTGAGGGGGTTCCCTACATCACTTTTATCTTTCCGGGACTGCTGATGATGGGCGTGGTCTTGGCCGCGTTTCAAAACGCGTCCTCCTCCTTATTCATCGCCCGCTGGGAGCATTTCATCGAGGACCTTCTCGTCGCGCCGATATCATTTCTCGAGATGGTCGTCGCCTACGTCCTCGCATCCGTCGTGCGCGGCGTCCTTTCGGGCCTGATGGTCCTGATTGCGGGCATTCTTCTGGTTAAGACTCCCCTGGAACATCCGTTTTTGCTGGTGGTTTCGCTCGTCCTTAGCTCGATTGTTTTTTCCGCCAGCGGCCTCATCGTCGGGCTCTGGGCCGAACGATGGGACAACATCGCGATTTATTTAAACTATGTGGTTACGCCGCTGATGTTCTTGGGGGGCGTCTTTTATTCCACGTCCACCCTCCCGGAAGGGTATCGTTGGGTGAATTACGTCAATCCGATTTTCTACATGGTGGAAGCGGTTCGATACGCTTTTTTGGGCCGAACGGATGTTCCCTTCGCCTTGAGTATGGCCGTCACCGTAATCATCGCGTCGATCTTTTTTCTTTGGGCGGTGTACCTGTTCAAGAAAGGGTACAAGCTCCGAACCTGA